In the Flavobacterium sp. 90 genome, TCTTTAAACCGTAAAGTTATGTCATAATTGTTTTAGACGCAGATTAAAAAGCAAGACTTTTCGTGGTTTTATTTGAAAACTATCTTTTTATTAGTCTTCGGTATTTTAACAATATGGTACGGTTGCGTAATTACAGCGTTAATTCCTCCAGGTTTTAAGTATTCAACTTTAACGAAAATGCTACTATTGGTTTCTATAATTTTGGTTATATCTATAGAATATCCGCCATAATTATAGACATCATCAATAACTGCGATAACTTGATATTTGGTAAAATCGACAGTAAGATCAGGAGAAATTACATTTGCATTTGTAATGAGATTGATTTTTAAAAGTAGATTCTTCCATTCTGTCTGATCTTTTATAACCAGATTGGCTTTTGGATTATTAAAATCTCCGTTAAAGTTATCACCCTGAATAATTACAGAATATTTCACTTCTGATGAATGTGGGTCCTCATTACTGCTACAACCAGTTAACAAAATAAAGACACAAAAAATGGTAATAATCTGTTTCATGGTTTTGGATTTTGGTGATGAGAATTGCTTTTGAAATTTAGATTATTCTCCTTGTTAACAGATTGATTTTCTTATGAAAGGTTGCGTTGAAATGATATATTTTTTTAAATGAATCTCATTTTAATTGGTTGAAAATCTTACTGATGAGCTAATATTACAAGTTTATGCTTCGGGATTTTTCAAAATTCTTTTTATAATTAATGATGCTACTATTGAAACAATAAGGTTTAAAAATAGATAAAAACCAAAAATGGCTTCTGAACGAACTATTTCCAAAGAGGTTATTATTAAAAGTATTATTGAGAAAAATGAATTTAGC is a window encoding:
- a CDS encoding protease complex subunit PrcB family protein, encoding MKQIITIFCVFILLTGCSSNEDPHSSEVKYSVIIQGDNFNGDFNNPKANLVIKDQTEWKNLLLKINLITNANVISPDLTVDFTKYQVIAVIDDVYNYGGYSIDITKIIETNSSIFVKVEYLKPGGINAVITQPYHIVKIPKTNKKIVFK